CTATGCCGAGGTCCGAGCGGTCGGTGAACTTCAGCATCCGAATATCGTCTCGGCACTCGATGCCGGCAGTATTCCCAATCCCGATCCGGAAATGCCCGAACTGCATTACTTCGTGATGGAGTACCTCGCCGGGCAGGACCTGGATTCGCTGGTTCGCAAGAAAGGACCGCTTTCGGTCGATCAGGCTTGCAAAATGGCTCATCAGGTGGCCGATGCACTCGCCGAAGCGCATCGCAATAATCTGGTCCATCGAGACATCAAACCATCGAATATTCTGCTCACTTTCGCGGGCGTTGCCAAAGTGCTGGATTTCGGGCTGGCCCGCAATCTCGGCGAACGCATGACGCTTCCCGGCACGATTCTGGGAACTGTCGGTTACATGTCGCCCGAGCAGGCTCAAGATGCTTCCAGCGTGGACGGGCGTTCGGATCTTTATGGCCTCGGTGCGACCCTCTACTGGTGCCTGACGGGGAAAGATCCCTTTCCCGTCGGTGAGGAACCGGCTCAGGATCTCATCCACCGTCTCACGCAACCGCCTCCTTCGATCCGCAAGATCAACCCCTCACTGCCTCAGGAACTGGATGAGCTCATTCAGAAAATGATGCAGGTGCACCCGGAAGACCGGCTGGGGGACGCCAAAGAAGTGATGAAGCTGTTGATGCCCTTCCAGCATGCGTGCGTCGATCAGCTCTTGCCCGAGAAAAAGATCGGCAAGAAGCCCAAGACCATGGATCAAGGCGGTGCCCAGCAGCGCCGGGTACTCGTGGTGGATGATGACAAAAACATCCGTTCGTTCAGCAAGATGATCCTTCAGGGCGATGGTTGTATCTGCGACGAAGCCGAGGATGGCGCGCAGGCGCTGGAGAAATTGACGCTGACACCTTACGATCTGGTGCTACTCGATATCAACATGCCGAATATGAACGGCACGGCGGCCTTGAGACAGATTCGCCAGACCTGCACGATACCGAACCTGAAAATTATGATGTTCTCCGGCGATTCGCAAGTCGATGATCTGGCGAAACTCCTGGTCGATGGGGCAGACGACTTTTTGCACAAGCCTTTTAGTGTCATTCAGTTTCGCTCGCGAGTCAAAACGGCCCTGCGTCACAAAGAAGCTCAGGATCGGGCCGATTTCTTGAATCGGCAATTGCTCAACGCCAACGCCAAACTGGAACAGAATCTGTTGGAGCAAAATTCCGATCTGGTTCTCATGCGAAACACCCTGATTCTCACGCTGGCAGATCTGGTGGAAGGAAAGTGCGCGGGAACCAAGAATCACCTGCGACGAATTCAGGCCTATGCTCGGGTACTCGGCGAAAAGGCTATGGCTTCCCCGCATTTTTCGGGGCAGATCGACGAAGCGTTTCTCCAGGCCCTCGAAGCTTGTTCGCCTCTACACGATATCGGCAATGCCGCCTTGCCAGATCACATTCTTCTGAAGCCGGGTAAACTGGTGCAGGATGAATTGATTCAAATGCAGGCGCACACAGTCATCGGTGCCGATACTCTCAAGAAGATCGCTCATTACGAGTGCTTCTCGCAGGGCTTCCTGCAAATGGCTGTCGATATCGCTCGCCATCACCATGAACGCTTCGATGGCTCTGGTTATCCAGATGGGCTCTCGGGCATGGCCATTCCTTTGTCTGCTCGGATTGTCGCTATCGCCGATGTGTATGATGCTTTGCGATGTGCCAAGACTTACAAACCGGCGATTCAGCACAACACGGCTGTGAAGTCCATGGTCGACTGTTCGCCGGGCCAGTTCGATCCGAATTTGCTCGACATCTTCCACGATTGTTCGAGCGAGTTTGAAAAGATTTTTAAATCCCTGTCCGAGTGATTGAGTGGAGGGGTCGGTCGATTCGACCGGCCCCTCTAAATTTTATTTCTTGCTCGGCGGCAAACGCAGGACGGGGAAATCTTTCCCTTCCTCCATCGAAGAATCGAAGAAGTTCCAGGTCGCCAGGCCGTCCGCCGATTCGGGTTCCAGGATATATGCGGCCAGCGAACCGAGTTTCTGGCTGGTTTTCACCAGATAATCGCCCGCTTCAATTTTCCGCTTCTCAGTTCGGGGCGTCACTTTTAAAGTGACCGGCTGGTGCTTCTCGAACGTCCGCGATTTGGTGATCTTGTCCACTCGATAGGCTTCGATTTCATACTCGCCCGCTTCTGCAAGTTTCTCCATCTCGATGCCATGATTTTTCAAGTTTTCCAGCACGCGAGTCTGGCTGGCCGGAATGACGTAACCGCGTGGCCGCGTCACGGTTTTTGTCGGCTCCGAACCGCCCATATACAGCACTTCGTACTCGACCGCTTTACCCGTCGGATGGCGCTTACCGTCTTTCAGTTCCACCACTTCCCCGAGAACCTTATAAGGTCGGCCGTAGGGAACTGGCTTGGTTTGCAGTACGACACCGGGTTGGCCGTCGGAGGATAGGCCGGCCTTGATGGTCGTTTCGCGCGCCTCGGCCAGAAGCTTCTTCACTTCGTCTTTATGCTCCTGGATGTACTCGCTGATGGTCTGAACGAAGGATTTGCCCGATAGAGTACGATCCTTGAAGGAAGCATAGCTATAGGATTCCGATAAGATCGAAATCTTGTTGCAGATGCCGAAGTAATGAAATCCATAGCGCGGCGTGGGAGGCACTGAATCCCAAATGGTATTTCCCTTGGCGAAGTTGCCGTAGAAGAAGGTCTTGTACCCGGTTGTTTTCTCCATTCTTCGGCCCACTTCGGGGAAGAGACGATCGCGCGTCAAATCGACCAGACGTTTGTCGCCCGCCGGTGAACTGCCACCTTCGTAGGTCAGCGTATACTTGTGGTAGGAGCCGTTGGTCGTGTGCATGTCGATACAGACGGCCGGATCCCAGAGGTTCACGAAGCGGACCAGAGCTTTCACTTCCGGGCTTTCGAGCTTGACGAAATCGCGATTCAAATCGAGTTCTTGAGCGTTCGCACGGATGCCGACCAGTGTCGGTCCGCCCTGTTCGGGGCGGTGCTTGTCGAATCGTTCGTTACCGTCGGCATTGAAAATGGGGGCGAATACCAGTATCAGATCTTTGAGCAGCGGATGTTCTTTGGTCGTGGCGATTTCCCGGGCCAGAATCTGCAATGCTTCTTTGCCATCGACTTCGCCGGCATGAATGTTACCCCAGGCGAAAATAATCAGTTTGCCCGATTTCGCAGCCTCTTGAGGTGTTGCCACCGGCGGATCGGCGATAATCATCACCGGCAGTTTACGGCCCTCCTGGCTGGTGCCCAACTCCGTCAGCCGGACTTTGGGTGATGCCTTGGCCAGATTCTGACAAAAGTCCACCACATCGCTATAGCGCGAGGTTTCCTGGTAATTTGTTTTTTCCACTACTGTTTGAGGGGGGTCCTCAGCGTGGATCAAGCTGGGAAATAAGCAAAAAAATGAGAACAGCCAAAGTCGCTTCGTCATGGTTTTCCTCCGTGCCGTGATTCTATGAAGAATCAATAATTGCTGCGAGAATGCTCCAAGTCGCCGGGACAAACGATTCATAAAATCAGGAGACGTATCTTCCAAGTCGAGGGATCTATGCCATTGGCCAGAACAGACACACCTGCCGGACTGGGCTACCGGATGCCGGCCGAATGGGAACCGCACGCCGCGACCTGGATCGCCTGGCCGCATCAGAAGTCCGATTGGCCAGGTAAGATCGCACCCATTCCCTGGGTCTATACCGAGATCGTTCGCCATCTGCACCAATCGGAAAAAGTGAATCTGCTGGTGGCGGATTCCAGGATGGAAGCTGCGGCCCGCCGCTACCTGCTAAAAGGAGGTGTCGATCTCACGAAAGTACACTTCTGGCAGCAACCGACCAACCGCGTCTGGACCCGAGATTACGGCCCGATTTTCGTGGTGAACGACAAACACCAAAAGGGAATGTTGGACTGGCGATTCAACGCCTGGGCTAAGTATCCAGACTGGAAACAGGACGATGCGATTCCCGGAAAGCTGAATAAGAAATTGAAGCTGCCGGCCTGGCAACCTTTCTGTCACGACAAGCGAGTGGTACTCGAAGGGGGTAGCATCGATCCCAATGGCAAGGGAATGCTCTTAACAACCGAAGAATGCCTTTTAAGTCCGGTGCAGGAACGTAATCCGGGAATGAACCGAGCCGATTACGAAAAGGTTTTTCACGATTACCTGGGCATCAAAAAAGTGATCTGGTTGAACCAAGGTATTGTCGGCGACGATACGCACGGCCACGTAGATGATCTGGCTCGCTTTGTGAATGCCAAATCCATCGTTACCATTCGCGAGCCGAACGCCGCCGATCCCAATCATGCGATTCTGGAAGAGAACTGGGATCGCCTGAAATACACCAAGCTGGATATCATCGCCCT
The genomic region above belongs to Telmatocola sphagniphila and contains:
- a CDS encoding M14 family metallopeptidase; translated protein: MTKRLWLFSFFCLFPSLIHAEDPPQTVVEKTNYQETSRYSDVVDFCQNLAKASPKVRLTELGTSQEGRKLPVMIIADPPVATPQEAAKSGKLIIFAWGNIHAGEVDGKEALQILAREIATTKEHPLLKDLILVFAPIFNADGNERFDKHRPEQGGPTLVGIRANAQELDLNRDFVKLESPEVKALVRFVNLWDPAVCIDMHTTNGSYHKYTLTYEGGSSPAGDKRLVDLTRDRLFPEVGRRMEKTTGYKTFFYGNFAKGNTIWDSVPPTPRYGFHYFGICNKISILSESYSYASFKDRTLSGKSFVQTISEYIQEHKDEVKKLLAEARETTIKAGLSSDGQPGVVLQTKPVPYGRPYKVLGEVVELKDGKRHPTGKAVEYEVLYMGGSEPTKTVTRPRGYVIPASQTRVLENLKNHGIEMEKLAEAGEYEIEAYRVDKITKSRTFEKHQPVTLKVTPRTEKRKIEAGDYLVKTSQKLGSLAAYILEPESADGLATWNFFDSSMEEGKDFPVLRLPPSKK
- a CDS encoding protein kinase domain-containing protein, whose protein sequence is MQKTVTGSGGATLNFENEIKPMQRPVDPYEKAPPLEFRARDYLHDLLDENIVMADDWKNLPSHDQEAVFSSRTVDALLRNMMRFGLINKFQSERLRSGRRFGLVINSYRILGHLGSGGMGVIYVGEHIRMRYRVAIKTLNWSRKIDEQMVSRFYAEVRAVGELQHPNIVSALDAGSIPNPDPEMPELHYFVMEYLAGQDLDSLVRKKGPLSVDQACKMAHQVADALAEAHRNNLVHRDIKPSNILLTFAGVAKVLDFGLARNLGERMTLPGTILGTVGYMSPEQAQDASSVDGRSDLYGLGATLYWCLTGKDPFPVGEEPAQDLIHRLTQPPPSIRKINPSLPQELDELIQKMMQVHPEDRLGDAKEVMKLLMPFQHACVDQLLPEKKIGKKPKTMDQGGAQQRRVLVVDDDKNIRSFSKMILQGDGCICDEAEDGAQALEKLTLTPYDLVLLDINMPNMNGTAALRQIRQTCTIPNLKIMMFSGDSQVDDLAKLLVDGADDFLHKPFSVIQFRSRVKTALRHKEAQDRADFLNRQLLNANAKLEQNLLEQNSDLVLMRNTLILTLADLVEGKCAGTKNHLRRIQAYARVLGEKAMASPHFSGQIDEAFLQALEACSPLHDIGNAALPDHILLKPGKLVQDELIQMQAHTVIGADTLKKIAHYECFSQGFLQMAVDIARHHHERFDGSGYPDGLSGMAIPLSARIVAIADVYDALRCAKTYKPAIQHNTAVKSMVDCSPGQFDPNLLDIFHDCSSEFEKIFKSLSE
- a CDS encoding agmatine deiminase family protein encodes the protein MPLARTDTPAGLGYRMPAEWEPHAATWIAWPHQKSDWPGKIAPIPWVYTEIVRHLHQSEKVNLLVADSRMEAAARRYLLKGGVDLTKVHFWQQPTNRVWTRDYGPIFVVNDKHQKGMLDWRFNAWAKYPDWKQDDAIPGKLNKKLKLPAWQPFCHDKRVVLEGGSIDPNGKGMLLTTEECLLSPVQERNPGMNRADYEKVFHDYLGIKKVIWLNQGIVGDDTHGHVDDLARFVNAKSIVTIREPNAADPNHAILEENWDRLKYTKLDIIALPMPEPVVFNGQRLPASYANFYIANTVVLVPTFNDPNDREALGILAELFPDRKVVGIHAVDLVWGLGTLHCMTQQEPR